In the genome of Fusobacterium necrogenes, one region contains:
- a CDS encoding transglycosylase domain-containing protein — protein MKKFTYLKVFIAVIFLGGVIASGAVFGVVYKYYKELPDISTLIEDYSPSIPTTVYDRKGRVIDVISREKRETAKFREIPQNLKNAFLAIEDKKFYFHHGIHFKRLLGAIVANIKSGSAVQGASSFTQQLARNAFLSHEKSIARKIKEALITFEIERKYTKDEIFEKYLNEIYFGAGAYGVKTAAEQFYRKDISQINLAEAALLAGIPNRPETYNPSKKLNNSLKRMRLILSEMYKDKMITKDEYDRALAHKFYNENNLPKDFILDEETTVIYNKRSEVEYNVPDFSGLVENILLENFSEDLIYTGGLKVYTTLDLDMQKIAKESFENYAFFQKDGREKLQGGMVTVDPNNGHIISIVAGKKFKDGDFNRATMARRQLGSSFKPFLYFTALQNGYELNSVIEDRYLQYGNWIPKNYGNRYNKNLTLLTALDRSVNTVSIQLLDKVGINVVQKNMQKLDPNLKIPDNLTASLGSFENTPLQHALNYSVFANGGYKVAPVIVTSVSDKYGNVLYEQLPQKEKIYDSLDISLVTYMLKSSVMFGSSGRAAVYDSNKNRIEQGGKTGTTNENRTLWFAGITPNYVTTIYIGYDDNSPIIGNVSGGNGVAPLWAEYYQKLVDKNLYNTKAKFSFLDNHLKNGDLVLQTLALNSGLKTDKGRDFVLRKGKIELERDDKYFKGIAGIFEKNGYKVTNINTVTESEWREKEEKIDKNINLNSKSNSNTNDSLFKRLLGE, from the coding sequence ATGAAAAAATTTACATACTTAAAAGTATTTATAGCAGTGATATTTTTGGGTGGCGTGATTGCTTCTGGAGCTGTTTTTGGAGTAGTATATAAATACTATAAAGAATTACCGGATATTTCTACCTTAATAGAGGATTATTCTCCATCTATTCCTACAACTGTGTACGATCGAAAAGGAAGAGTAATAGATGTTATTTCTCGTGAAAAAAGAGAAACAGCAAAATTTAGGGAAATTCCTCAGAATTTAAAAAATGCTTTTTTAGCTATTGAAGATAAGAAATTTTATTTTCATCATGGCATACACTTTAAAAGATTATTAGGAGCGATAGTAGCTAATATAAAAAGTGGTTCTGCTGTACAAGGGGCAAGCTCTTTTACTCAACAACTAGCTAGAAATGCTTTTTTATCTCATGAGAAAAGTATAGCTAGAAAGATAAAAGAGGCTCTTATAACTTTCGAAATAGAGAGAAAATACACTAAAGATGAGATTTTTGAAAAATATCTAAATGAGATATATTTTGGAGCTGGGGCTTATGGAGTAAAAACAGCAGCAGAGCAATTCTATAGAAAAGATATATCACAAATTAATTTAGCAGAAGCAGCATTGCTTGCAGGTATTCCAAATAGACCGGAAACATATAATCCCAGCAAAAAATTAAATAATTCTTTAAAAAGAATGAGACTTATTCTTTCAGAGATGTATAAAGATAAAATGATAACAAAAGATGAGTATGATAGAGCTCTTGCACATAAATTTTATAATGAAAATAATCTACCAAAAGATTTTATTTTAGATGAAGAGACCACAGTTATATATAATAAAAGAAGTGAAGTTGAGTATAATGTACCAGATTTCTCTGGGTTAGTAGAAAATATATTATTAGAAAATTTTAGTGAAGATCTAATATATACAGGTGGATTAAAAGTATATACTACTCTTGATTTAGATATGCAAAAGATAGCTAAGGAAAGTTTTGAAAATTATGCTTTTTTTCAAAAAGATGGAAGAGAAAAATTACAAGGAGGAATGGTAACTGTAGATCCAAATAATGGACATATTATCTCTATTGTAGCTGGAAAAAAATTTAAAGATGGAGATTTTAATAGAGCTACTATGGCAAGAAGGCAATTAGGGTCTTCATTTAAACCTTTTTTGTATTTTACAGCTTTGCAAAATGGATATGAGTTAAATTCAGTGATTGAGGATAGGTATTTACAATATGGTAATTGGATACCTAAAAATTATGGAAATAGATATAATAAAAACCTGACTTTGCTTACAGCCTTAGATAGATCTGTAAATACTGTTTCTATTCAGCTATTAGATAAAGTAGGAATAAATGTTGTCCAAAAAAATATGCAAAAGCTTGATCCTAACTTAAAAATTCCAGATAATTTAACAGCCTCATTAGGTTCGTTTGAAAATACACCATTACAACATGCATTAAATTATAGTGTATTTGCTAATGGAGGGTATAAAGTGGCACCAGTAATAGTTACGTCTGTTAGTGATAAATATGGAAATGTTCTCTATGAACAGCTACCACAAAAAGAGAAAATTTATGATAGCTTAGATATCAGCTTAGTAACATATATGTTAAAAAGCTCAGTTATGTTTGGAAGTTCTGGAAGAGCAGCTGTATATGACTCTAATAAAAATAGGATAGAACAAGGTGGAAAAACAGGAACAACTAATGAGAATAGAACACTATGGTTTGCTGGGATAACACCTAATTATGTAACAACTATTTATATAGGATATGATGATAATTCACCTATTATTGGGAATGTAAGTGGAGGAAATGGAGTTGCACCACTGTGGGCTGAGTATTATCAAAAACTTGTAGATAAAAATTTATATAATACTAAGGCTAAGTTTTCATTTTTAGATAATCATTTAAAAAACGGAGATTTAGTTTTACAAACTTTAGCTCTTAATAGTGGATTGAAAACAGATAAGGGAAGAGATTTTGTTCTTAGAAAGGGAAAAATTGAGCTTGAAAGAGATGATAAGTATTTTAAAGGTATAGCTGGAATATTTGAAAAAAATGGATATAAAGTTACAAATATAAATACAGTAACTGAATCTGAATGGAGAGAAAAAGAAGAGAAGATAGATAAAAATATTAATTTGAATAGTAAATCAAATTCAAATACAAATGATTCATTATTTAAAAGATTGTTAGGAGAGTAA
- a CDS encoding aminopeptidase P family protein produces MFEKKIYIERREKLKKIVKKGVIILPGNQESPRNYKDNCYNFEQDSTFLYYFGMDIPHLIGVIDVDNNKEYIFGTDFTLDDIVWMGEQKLLKDLSKDVGVENFIELSEFKIYSAKLKDEKRELLFLPQYRAETILELSEAFKLNPFEFNNYISEKLIKAVVEQRNIKSELEIKEIEKAVNITREMHLEAMRIAKPGMKEYEVVAALEAVASKYNATTSFHTIFTKNGQTLHNHYHGNTLQDGDIVVLDAGARTQMGYCGDMTTSFPISKKFSDRQRDIYTLLIEMFEKAESLIRPGITYKEVHLEVCKVLARGMKDRNLMKGDVEKAVKEGAHAIFFPHGLGHMLGLDVHDMESLGENNVGYEEFERDMQFGLKSLRLARELKPGYVFTVEPGIYFIPELIRRWKEEKKFTEYLNYEEIEKYLDFGGMRYEGDFLITEEGARRLGDKMPKTYLEIEELRKFF; encoded by the coding sequence ATGTTTGAAAAAAAAATTTATATTGAAAGAAGAGAAAAGTTAAAGAAGATAGTAAAAAAAGGAGTAATAATACTTCCTGGAAATCAGGAATCTCCTAGAAATTATAAAGATAACTGCTATAACTTTGAACAAGACTCTACATTTTTATATTATTTTGGCATGGATATTCCACATCTTATAGGAGTTATAGATGTAGATAATAATAAGGAATATATTTTTGGAACTGATTTTACTCTTGATGATATAGTTTGGATGGGAGAACAAAAACTTTTAAAAGATCTTTCTAAAGATGTTGGAGTAGAAAATTTTATAGAATTAAGTGAGTTTAAAATTTACTCTGCTAAATTAAAAGATGAAAAAAGGGAGCTTCTTTTTCTACCTCAGTATAGAGCTGAGACAATTCTTGAATTGTCAGAAGCTTTTAAATTAAATCCATTTGAATTTAATAATTATATTTCAGAAAAACTTATAAAGGCTGTAGTAGAACAAAGAAATATAAAATCAGAATTAGAGATAAAAGAAATAGAAAAAGCAGTAAATATAACAAGAGAAATGCATTTAGAGGCTATGAGAATAGCTAAACCAGGTATGAAAGAGTATGAAGTGGTAGCTGCTTTAGAAGCGGTGGCAAGTAAATATAATGCTACTACTTCCTTCCATACTATATTCACAAAAAATGGACAAACACTACATAATCATTATCATGGAAATACTCTACAAGATGGAGATATAGTTGTTTTAGATGCTGGAGCTAGAACACAAATGGGATATTGTGGAGATATGACTACATCTTTTCCAATATCTAAAAAATTTTCAGATAGACAAAGGGATATTTATACATTGTTAATTGAAATGTTTGAAAAAGCAGAGAGTTTGATTAGACCAGGAATAACATATAAAGAAGTACATTTAGAAGTTTGTAAAGTTTTAGCTAGGGGTATGAAAGATCGTAATTTAATGAAAGGGGATGTAGAAAAAGCTGTAAAAGAAGGAGCACATGCTATATTTTTCCCGCATGGACTAGGACATATGTTGGGACTTGATGTTCACGATATGGAAAGCTTAGGAGAAAATAATGTAGGTTATGAAGAATTTGAGAGAGATATGCAGTTTGGATTAAAATCTTTAAGATTGGCAAGAGAATTAAAACCAGGATATGTATTTACAGTAGAGCCTGGAATATACTTTATACCAGAACTTATTAGGAGATGGAAAGAAGAGAAAAAATTTACTGAGTATTTAAATTATGAAGAGATTGAAAAATACTTAGATTTTGGTGGAATGAGATACGAAGGAGATTTTTTAATAACTGAAGAGGGTGCAAGGAGATTGGGAGATAAAATGCCAAAAACTTATTTAGAGATAGAAGAGCTTAGAAAATTTTTCTAA
- the hcp gene encoding hydroxylamine reductase, producing MCNSKMFCFQCQETAKGKGCSVIGVCGKTSKTSNLQDLLIYVTKGVALYSSTLRKNEKISDEINRYLINSLFVTITNANFDDEAIISEIKKGIKLRKELATLLNEEEKKEIEKFSKLVNWEVQSDEDIINFSEKKEVGVLRSENEDIKSLRELLIYGLKGMSAYAEHAMNLGKTQDEIFSFIEKGLLATEDDSLNGDELTSLVLECGNYGVKVMSLLDEANTSAFGNPVITKVNIGVGTKPGILISGHDLNDLKQLLEQSVNSGVDIYTHSEMLPGHYYPELKKYPHFFGNYGNAWWKQKEEFEKFNGPIIFTTNCIVPPSTNANYKDRVFTTNAAGYPGWKKIKVNKDGSKDFSEIIELAKTCQAPTELEKGEIIGGFAHNQVLSLANKIIENIQSGAIKKFIVMAGCDGRMANRNYYTEFAEKLPKDTIILTAGCAKYRYNKLNLGDINGIPRVLDAGQCNDSYSLAIIALKLKEVFELSDINELPIVYNIAWYEQKAVIVLLALLYLGVKNIHLGPTLPAFLSPNVAKVLVENFGISGISSVDDDLKKFDLI from the coding sequence ATGTGTAATAGTAAAATGTTTTGTTTTCAATGTCAGGAGACAGCCAAAGGAAAAGGATGTTCTGTTATTGGAGTCTGTGGAAAAACTTCAAAAACATCTAATTTACAAGATTTATTAATATATGTTACAAAAGGAGTAGCTCTTTATAGTTCAACTCTTAGAAAAAATGAAAAAATATCTGATGAGATAAATAGATATCTAATTAATTCACTATTCGTAACAATTACTAATGCCAATTTTGATGACGAAGCTATAATATCTGAAATAAAAAAAGGAATAAAACTGAGAAAAGAATTAGCTACTTTGTTGAATGAAGAGGAAAAAAAAGAGATAGAAAAGTTTTCTAAATTAGTTAATTGGGAAGTTCAAAGTGATGAAGATATAATAAACTTTTCTGAAAAAAAAGAAGTTGGAGTTTTAAGAAGTGAAAATGAAGATATAAAATCATTAAGAGAGTTACTTATCTATGGATTAAAAGGTATGTCTGCCTATGCTGAGCATGCTATGAATCTTGGTAAAACTCAAGATGAGATCTTTTCATTTATAGAAAAAGGCTTACTTGCTACTGAAGATGACTCACTAAATGGAGATGAATTGACAAGCCTTGTGCTAGAGTGTGGAAACTACGGAGTAAAAGTTATGTCTTTATTAGATGAAGCTAATACCTCTGCCTTTGGAAATCCTGTAATTACAAAAGTAAATATAGGTGTTGGAACAAAACCTGGAATTTTGATATCTGGTCATGATTTAAATGATTTAAAACAACTTCTAGAACAAAGTGTAAATAGTGGAGTGGATATCTATACTCACTCTGAAATGTTACCTGGACACTATTATCCAGAATTAAAAAAATATCCTCATTTCTTTGGAAATTATGGAAATGCTTGGTGGAAACAAAAAGAGGAGTTTGAAAAATTTAATGGACCTATCATATTTACTACTAACTGTATAGTTCCTCCATCAACTAATGCTAATTATAAAGATAGAGTATTTACAACTAATGCTGCTGGATATCCTGGATGGAAAAAAATAAAAGTTAATAAAGATGGATCAAAAGATTTCTCTGAAATAATAGAACTTGCAAAAACTTGCCAAGCTCCTACTGAATTAGAAAAAGGAGAGATAATTGGTGGATTTGCCCATAATCAAGTTCTTTCATTAGCTAATAAAATTATTGAAAATATCCAATCTGGTGCAATTAAGAAATTTATTGTGATGGCTGGATGTGATGGTAGAATGGCAAATAGAAACTATTACACAGAATTTGCTGAAAAATTACCAAAAGATACTATTATATTAACAGCTGGTTGTGCAAAATACAGATATAATAAACTCAATCTTGGAGATATTAATGGAATTCCTAGAGTATTAGATGCTGGACAATGTAATGACTCTTACTCTCTAGCTATAATAGCTCTTAAATTAAAAGAAGTTTTTGAACTAAGTGATATAAATGAACTTCCTATAGTTTATAATATAGCTTGGTATGAACAAAAAGCTGTGATTGTTTTACTTGCTCTACTATATTTAGGAGTAAAAAATATTCATTTAGGTCCTACTCTTCCAGCTTTCTTATCTCCAAATGTAGCTAAAGTTTTAGTGGAAAATTTTGGAATAAGTGGAATTAGTTCTGTAGATGATGATTTAAAAAAATTTGATTTAATTTAA
- a CDS encoding uracil-xanthine permease family protein, with protein sequence MKNTSPYHLDGVPSLKEAIPLGLQHVLAMFVSNITPLIIVAGALKMPAETKTFLIQCTMFVAGLNTMIQAYTIGPIGAKLPIVVGTSFAFVPVALSIGSQYGYEAILGAALVGGIFEAFIGLIIKRIRRYFPPVVTGVIVLSIGLSLLPTGVSNFAGGVGAADFGSFSNLILGMIVLITVIYFKQFTKGITSTGAMFIGTVVGFIVAILMGKVNLSTLSMAGYFNLPKPFTYGFTFHLDACLAMIMMYIVSAVETVGDMSGVTMGGANRELEDREISGGILADGIGSCIAAVFSILPTTSFSQNTGLVAMTGVMSRFVVGVGAIFLILGAFIPKVGAILSIVPASVIGGSLVMIFAMISISGINLITKEPLKGRNALILSVSLGLGYGLGSVPAALSYFPESVKLIFGGSGIVVSGSIAVILNLILPPDEEMKKHITSDKIKV encoded by the coding sequence GTGAAAAATACATCACCTTATCATTTAGATGGAGTTCCATCATTAAAAGAGGCTATCCCTTTGGGGTTACAACATGTATTAGCAATGTTTGTAAGTAATATTACACCGTTGATAATTGTAGCTGGAGCTCTAAAAATGCCAGCTGAAACAAAAACTTTTCTAATTCAATGTACAATGTTTGTAGCAGGGTTAAATACAATGATACAAGCATATACTATCGGACCTATCGGAGCTAAATTACCTATCGTTGTGGGTACAAGTTTTGCTTTTGTACCTGTTGCCCTTTCTATTGGATCACAATATGGATATGAAGCCATTTTAGGAGCTGCCTTAGTTGGAGGAATTTTTGAAGCTTTTATTGGCTTAATTATAAAAAGAATAAGAAGGTATTTTCCACCAGTTGTAACAGGAGTAATAGTTTTATCAATAGGCTTATCACTGTTGCCTACTGGAGTTTCAAATTTTGCTGGAGGAGTAGGAGCTGCTGACTTTGGATCTTTCTCAAATTTAATTTTAGGAATGATTGTATTGATAACAGTGATATATTTTAAGCAATTTACTAAGGGAATTACAAGTACTGGAGCAATGTTTATAGGAACTGTTGTGGGATTTATCGTAGCTATACTTATGGGAAAAGTTAATTTATCAACTCTTTCAATGGCTGGATATTTTAATTTACCTAAGCCTTTTACCTATGGATTTACATTTCATTTAGATGCTTGTTTGGCGATGATAATGATGTATATAGTTTCTGCTGTTGAAACTGTAGGAGATATGTCAGGAGTCACTATGGGTGGTGCTAATAGAGAACTTGAAGATAGAGAGATTTCAGGTGGGATTTTAGCAGATGGAATAGGGAGTTGTATAGCTGCTGTTTTTTCTATCTTACCAACAACTTCTTTTAGTCAAAATACAGGACTTGTAGCTATGACTGGGGTTATGAGTAGATTTGTTGTAGGAGTAGGGGCAATATTTTTGATATTAGGAGCTTTTATTCCAAAAGTTGGAGCAATACTTTCAATAGTTCCAGCAAGTGTAATAGGTGGAAGTCTAGTTATGATATTTGCCATGATTTCTATATCAGGAATAAATCTTATAACAAAAGAACCATTAAAGGGAAGAAATGCATTAATTCTTTCTGTTTCTTTGGGATTGGGATACGGACTTGGAAGTGTACCTGCAGCTTTAAGTTATTTTCCAGAAAGTGTAAAACTTATTTTTGGAGGATCAGGAATAGTTGTATCTGGTTCTATAGCTGTAATATTAAATCTTATACTACCGCCAGATGAAGAGATGAAAAAACATATAACAAGTGATAAGATAAAAGTATAG
- a CDS encoding FAD binding domain-containing protein, translated as MFSFKNYLAVTSLEEAYNELLKSKKNIILGGTSYLRMGNIAYNTAIDISNLSLNYIKNEGEYIHIGAMTSFRDLETSKITQNLFNGILDKCVRGIIGVQFRTNVTVGATVFSKYGFSDLIPTLLAMDASVILYKGGEISLENYLKEEGLRRDILVEVKVKKDGRGSFQSIRKSKTDYAITNTCVTKTEAGIRLAIGVRPGKAVLAYKAMEILNNNEITDEIIDRACEAMTKEIIFGSNMRGTGEYRRAVSKTLVKRAIKEVL; from the coding sequence TTGTTTAGTTTTAAAAATTATTTAGCTGTTACATCATTAGAAGAAGCTTATAATGAACTGTTAAAGAGCAAAAAAAATATTATTTTAGGAGGAACTTCCTATCTGAGAATGGGGAATATAGCTTATAATACTGCTATTGATATTTCAAACCTTTCCCTTAATTATATAAAAAATGAAGGAGAATATATACATATAGGTGCTATGACATCTTTTAGAGATTTAGAGACAAGTAAAATTACTCAAAATTTATTTAATGGTATTTTAGATAAATGTGTGAGAGGAATAATAGGAGTACAGTTTAGAACAAATGTTACAGTAGGAGCAACTGTATTTTCAAAGTATGGATTTTCTGATCTAATTCCAACTTTATTAGCAATGGATGCTAGTGTAATACTTTATAAAGGTGGAGAAATTTCTTTGGAAAATTACCTAAAAGAAGAGGGACTTAGAAGAGATATTTTAGTAGAGGTTAAAGTAAAAAAAGATGGAAGAGGTTCATTTCAAAGTATTAGAAAAAGTAAAACAGATTATGCTATTACAAATACTTGTGTAACTAAAACAGAAGCTGGAATTAGATTAGCTATAGGAGTCAGACCAGGCAAAGCAGTGCTGGCTTATAAAGCTATGGAAATTTTAAATAATAATGAGATTACAGATGAGATAATAGATAGAGCTTGTGAAGCTATGACAAAAGAGATCATATTTGGAAGTAATATGAGAGGAACAGGAGAATATAGGAGAGCTGTTTCGAAAACTCTTGTAAAAAGAGCGATCAAGGAGGTATTGTAG
- a CDS encoding (2Fe-2S)-binding protein, whose protein sequence is MLLTLNVNGRKREILISADEYLLDVLRKMGYLSVKRGCDTGSCGLCTVLIEDKPVLSCSTLAVRAQGKNITTIEGCQEQAERFAEFMAAEGAEQCGFCAPGFTLTVLALMKEYENPSDEEILHYLNGNLCRCSGYISQLRAIKNFMEAEKR, encoded by the coding sequence GTGCTTTTAACACTTAATGTAAATGGAAGAAAAAGAGAAATATTGATCTCTGCTGATGAATATTTATTAGATGTTTTAAGAAAAATGGGATATCTAAGTGTAAAAAGAGGATGTGATACAGGGTCTTGTGGGCTTTGTACAGTATTAATTGAGGATAAACCAGTATTATCTTGTAGTACGTTAGCTGTGAGAGCTCAAGGAAAGAATATAACAACTATTGAGGGATGCCAAGAGCAGGCGGAAAGATTTGCAGAATTTATGGCAGCAGAAGGTGCAGAACAATGTGGTTTTTGTGCACCTGGTTTCACATTGACAGTACTTGCTCTTATGAAAGAGTATGAAAATCCAAGTGATGAGGAGATTTTACACTACTTGAATGGAAACTTATGTAGATGTAGTGGATATATTTCACAGCTTAGAGCTATAAAAAATTTTATGGAGGCTGAGAAAAGATAA
- a CDS encoding xanthine dehydrogenase family protein molybdopterin-binding subunit — translation MKYVNKEIKKVDGIGLITGKPFYTDDMVANQEYLIIKLLRSPHAHAKIKSIDTTVAKKVPGVEAIYTYEDVPQTMFTLAGQSYPEPSPYDRKILDEYVRYVGDPVAIVAAVDERTAQKAMNLIKVEYEVLEAVVDYEKALDSHILVHRDKAHINYNNIGYDNTRNLASSYLQEKGDVDKGLKESEVIIENTYYTQPQIHAMMETYRSAAYFDVYGRLTVISSTQIPFHVRRHLARALEYPSSRIRVMKPKLGGGFGGKQTSVCEIYPAFVTLKTGKPSKIVYTRKETQAYSNTRHAMRLTVKIGSDREGNIKAIDINVLSNTGAYGEHAPTVTALVVYKTFPLYEKIPMRCKANIVYSNTTVGGAFRGYGATQGTFAVESAVNELAHKLGLDPTEVRMKNLVNQSETVSGDIKKCIEIGKKSFGWENRKVLDMGNGKVRASGMAVTMQGSGIANVDTGSATVKLHDSGDFTVMLGVTDMGQGCDTVLSQMAAEVLEVPLEKIIVNTADTDTSPYDPGAYASSGTYVTGNAVVIACEKMKKEIIKSAAKLMNKSEDELEYKGEYVEAQDGTRLTLKEIGVRSVSFEGQNQIITTGTWGGKTSPPPFIASFVEVEVDTLTGETNVVDFLSVVDCGIPINPALARVQVEGGIAQGIGLALTEEITIDEKGRLLQDTLMQYKIPSRKDIGGNVKVIFSNSNEPTGPFGAKSIGEVVINTAAPAIADAVYNATKARVRSLPITSEKLFWEITLK, via the coding sequence ATGAAATATGTAAATAAAGAGATAAAGAAAGTAGATGGGATCGGTCTGATTACAGGTAAGCCATTTTATACTGATGATATGGTTGCAAATCAAGAATATCTTATAATAAAGCTTCTAAGATCTCCGCATGCACACGCAAAAATAAAAAGTATAGATACAACTGTTGCTAAAAAAGTACCTGGGGTAGAGGCTATATATACCTATGAAGATGTTCCACAAACTATGTTTACTTTAGCTGGACAATCATATCCAGAGCCATCTCCATATGATAGAAAAATTTTAGATGAATATGTGAGATATGTTGGAGATCCTGTTGCAATAGTAGCTGCAGTAGATGAAAGGACAGCTCAAAAAGCTATGAATCTTATAAAAGTTGAATATGAGGTTTTAGAAGCTGTAGTTGATTATGAAAAGGCTTTAGACTCTCATATTTTAGTACATAGAGACAAAGCACATATAAATTATAACAACATAGGATATGATAATACAAGAAATTTAGCTTCTTCTTATTTACAGGAAAAAGGAGATGTAGATAAGGGACTTAAAGAGAGTGAAGTTATAATAGAGAATACTTACTACACTCAACCACAAATTCATGCTATGATGGAAACTTATAGATCAGCTGCGTATTTTGATGTATACGGAAGACTAACAGTGATATCTTCTACTCAAATTCCTTTTCATGTAAGAAGACATCTAGCAAGAGCATTAGAGTATCCTAGTAGTAGAATAAGGGTTATGAAGCCAAAATTAGGTGGAGGTTTTGGAGGGAAACAAACTTCTGTATGTGAGATTTATCCCGCCTTTGTAACTTTAAAAACAGGAAAACCATCTAAGATAGTATATACAAGAAAAGAGACACAAGCTTATTCAAATACTAGGCATGCTATGAGATTAACTGTTAAAATAGGTTCAGATAGAGAAGGAAATATAAAAGCTATAGATATTAATGTATTATCTAATACAGGTGCATATGGAGAACATGCACCGACAGTTACAGCTCTTGTAGTTTATAAAACATTTCCATTATATGAAAAGATTCCTATGAGATGTAAAGCGAATATAGTTTACTCCAATACTACAGTAGGTGGTGCATTTAGAGGTTATGGAGCAACTCAAGGAACATTTGCTGTAGAATCTGCTGTGAATGAATTAGCACATAAACTAGGATTAGATCCTACAGAAGTAAGAATGAAAAATCTGGTAAATCAATCAGAAACAGTAAGTGGAGATATTAAAAAATGTATTGAAATTGGAAAGAAATCTTTTGGATGGGAAAATAGAAAAGTCTTAGATATGGGAAATGGAAAGGTTAGAGCTTCTGGAATGGCTGTAACTATGCAAGGATCAGGAATAGCTAATGTTGATACAGGATCTGCTACCGTAAAATTACATGATAGTGGTGATTTTACAGTAATGTTAGGTGTAACTGATATGGGACAAGGTTGTGATACCGTTTTATCTCAGATGGCAGCTGAAGTATTAGAAGTACCTCTAGAAAAAATAATAGTAAATACAGCTGATACTGATACATCACCATATGATCCTGGAGCATACGCTTCAAGTGGAACCTATGTAACTGGAAATGCTGTAGTTATAGCTTGTGAAAAAATGAAAAAAGAGATTATAAAATCTGCAGCTAAGTTAATGAATAAGTCTGAAGATGAGTTAGAGTATAAAGGAGAATATGTAGAGGCTCAAGATGGTACTAGACTCACATTAAAAGAGATTGGAGTAAGAAGTGTATCATTCGAAGGACAAAATCAAATAATTACAACAGGAACTTGGGGAGGAAAGACTTCTCCACCTCCATTTATAGCAAGTTTTGTTGAAGTAGAGGTAGATACGTTAACTGGAGAGACTAATGTAGTTGACTTTTTATCAGTAGTTGACTGTGGGATTCCAATAAATCCAGCATTAGCAAGAGTTCAGGTAGAGGGAGGAATAGCACAAGGAATTGGACTTGCTCTAACTGAAGAGATAACTATTGATGAAAAAGGAAGGCTTTTACAAGATACTTTGATGCAGTATAAGATTCCTTCTAGAAAGGATATAGGAGGAAATGTTAAAGTAATATTTAGTAATTCTAATGAACCAACTGGACCATTTGGAGCTAAATCAATAGGAGAAGTTGTTATAAATACTGCAGCTCCGGCAATAGCTGATGCTGTATATAATGCAACTAAGGCAAGAGTTAGAAGTCTTCCTATTACGAGCGAAAAATTATTTTGGGAAATTACTTTAAAATAG
- a CDS encoding xanthine phosphoribosyltransferase encodes MELLKEYILNNGKAIGSKILKVDSFLNHQIDPVLMMKMGEEFKKRFQGVEINKILTVEASGIAIGLAAAYAFNVPLVFAKKKVPSTMAEFYTTKVFSFTKNKDYTICVGKDFLEPHDKVLIIDDFLAMGNAVLGLKELVEQAGAEVMGVGIAVTKGFQGGEKLLLNSGLRVESLAVVDSLENGEINFR; translated from the coding sequence ATGGAATTACTAAAAGAATACATCTTAAATAATGGAAAGGCTATTGGTTCAAAGATATTAAAGGTAGATAGTTTTTTAAATCATCAAATTGATCCTGTTCTTATGATGAAAATGGGAGAAGAATTTAAAAAAAGATTTCAAGGAGTAGAGATTAATAAAATTCTCACTGTAGAAGCATCAGGAATAGCAATAGGACTTGCTGCAGCATATGCTTTTAATGTACCCTTGGTGTTTGCCAAAAAAAAAGTACCTTCAACAATGGCGGAATTTTATACTACTAAAGTGTTTTCATTTACTAAAAATAAAGATTACACTATCTGCGTTGGAAAGGATTTTTTAGAACCACATGATAAGGTCTTGATAATAGATGATTTCTTAGCTATGGGAAATGCTGTTCTAGGATTAAAAGAGTTAGTAGAGCAAGCAGGAGCAGAAGTTATGGGAGTAGGAATAGCTGTTACTAAAGGGTTCCAAGGTGGAGAAAAGTTACTTTTAAATTCTGGATTGAGAGTAGAATCATTAGCTGTAGTAGATTCCTTAGAAAATGGAGAAATTAATTTTAGATAA